The following are from one region of the Dreissena polymorpha isolate Duluth1 chromosome 2, UMN_Dpol_1.0, whole genome shotgun sequence genome:
- the LOC127870370 gene encoding uncharacterized protein LOC127870370 — MTSCKYKNDFGLITMLTCEFGCCEHDCCTHDEMIGNKEASVELGLFVGIPLSGVILIFILVMLIICYRHHERMKQRAALLKQLTEASRPRPTMIIHMESEVGQSRSQEGENGLPVAQGPPIYQEGTKAPASLEEGIDRSHASRLFGQGNSGYQRFENE; from the exons ATGACGTCGTGCAAGTACAAAAACGACTTTGGGTTAATTACGATGCTCACGTGCGAGTTCGGCTGCTGCGAGCACGACTGCTGCACACACGATGAAATGATCGGTAACAAAGA GGCCTCGGTAGAGCTCGGATTGTTCGTTGGTATCCCACTGTCAGGCGTTATTCTAATCTTCATTCTGGTCATGCTCATCATCTGCTATCGCCACCATGAACGGATGAAACAACGAGCAGCCTTGCTCAAACAAT TAACTGAGGCCAGTCGACCCCGTCCAACAATGATCATACATATGGAATCGGAAGTTGGCCAATCGCGGTCGCAAGAAGGCGAAAATGGACTTCCTGTAGCCCAGGGTCCTCCAATATACCAGGAGGGAACCAAGGCCCCAGCTTCGCTTGAGGAGGGGATAGATCGCTCACACGCGTCACGCCTCTTTGGGCAAGGAAACAGCGGCTACCAGAGGTTTGAGAATGAGTAG